A genomic region of Arcobacter sp. LA11 contains the following coding sequences:
- a CDS encoding peptide-binding protein, with amino-acid sequence MKIFILISLFFNFIFASTLNLSMSSSPSRINPILASDSASSEIADWIFNGLLKYDKDGNITTDLASSYKFETKTKLIIKLKENVKWHDGEEFTAKDVIFTYKTIINPKVFTSIISNYKEVKSVKALDKYTVEIIYKRPYFKALVPWMIGILPEHVLKDEKNIMTSSFNKNPIGTGAYKLEAFKNASDIKLIANDTYFEGRPKIDELNYRFLPDPTTSFLMLKQKQLDLGGLTPLQIDRQISNKFKKDYKIIEKPSFSYAYLGFNLKNKKFQDIRIRQALSLGIDRQEMVDILYFGHGKVCTGPFLPGSFAFNDKIKEIKPNLKKAKQLLKEAGYDKNNPFSFELVTNTGNEIRINAAQILQYQLAKVGVEVKIRAMEWQAFLNTIVHPRKFETVLLGWNLALMPDAYPLWHSDSDKLGRFNLVGYKNSEVDKLIEEGSITIDRKKLGEIYKTIFKKIAEDIPYLFLYIPNSITVINSEIKNVEPAFTGITHNQKDWIKP; translated from the coding sequence ATGAAAATTTTTATATTAATATCACTATTCTTTAATTTTATATTTGCATCAACTTTAAACCTATCTATGAGTTCTAGTCCTAGTAGAATAAATCCTATTCTAGCAAGTGATTCTGCAAGTTCAGAAATAGCAGATTGGATTTTTAACGGTTTATTAAAATATGACAAAGATGGAAATATAACAACAGATTTAGCAAGTTCATATAAATTTGAAACAAAAACTAAACTAATCATAAAATTAAAAGAAAATGTAAAATGGCATGATGGAGAAGAATTTACTGCAAAAGATGTTATCTTTACATATAAAACAATTATCAATCCAAAAGTATTTACCTCTATCATTTCTAATTATAAAGAAGTAAAAAGTGTAAAAGCTCTTGATAAATACACAGTTGAAATAATTTATAAAAGACCATATTTTAAAGCACTTGTTCCTTGGATGATAGGAATACTTCCGGAACACGTTTTAAAAGATGAAAAAAATATTATGACAAGCTCATTTAACAAAAATCCAATAGGAACAGGTGCTTACAAATTAGAGGCATTTAAAAATGCTTCAGATATAAAGCTTATTGCAAATGATACTTATTTTGAAGGTCGACCAAAAATTGATGAGCTAAATTATAGATTTTTACCTGACCCAACTACTTCATTTTTAATGCTAAAACAAAAACAGTTAGATCTAGGAGGATTAACTCCTTTACAAATTGATAGACAAATAAGTAATAAATTTAAAAAAGACTATAAAATTATTGAAAAGCCTAGTTTTAGTTATGCTTATTTAGGATTTAACCTTAAAAATAAAAAATTTCAAGATATAAGAATTAGACAAGCATTATCTCTTGGAATTGATAGACAAGAGATGGTTGACATATTATATTTTGGACATGGGAAAGTGTGTACAGGTCCTTTTCTTCCTGGAAGTTTTGCTTTTAATGACAAAATAAAAGAGATAAAACCTAATTTAAAAAAAGCAAAACAGCTTTTAAAAGAAGCAGGATATGATAAAAACAATCCTTTTTCTTTTGAACTTGTTACTAATACAGGAAACGAAATAAGAATCAATGCTGCCCAAATTTTACAATATCAACTTGCAAAAGTTGGTGTTGAAGTAAAAATCAGAGCTATGGAATGGCAAGCATTTTTAAATACAATAGTACATCCAAGAAAATTTGAAACAGTACTTTTAGGTTGGAATTTAGCTCTAATGCCAGATGCTTACCCTTTATGGCATTCTGATTCTGATAAATTAGGAAGATTCAATTTAGTTGGATATAAAAATAGTGAAGTAGATAAATTAATTGAAGAAGGTTCTATTACTATTGATAGAAAAAAACTTGGAGAAATCTATAAAACTATTTTTAAAAAAATTGCAGAAGATATTCCATATCTATTTTTATATATTCCAAACTCTATAACTGTTATAAATTCTGAAATAAAAAATGTAGAACCTGCTTTTACAGGTATTACACATAATCAAAAAGATTGGATAAAACCATAA
- the rpsI gene encoding 30S ribosomal protein S9, producing the protein MAKVYATGRRKTSIAKVWLENGNGQLTINGQSLDAWLGGHEAIKKRVLQPLEVSKQETSVNIVVSTLGGGYSAQADAVRHGISRALVAYDEQFRAILKPYGLLTRDARSVERKKYGKKKARKSTQFSKR; encoded by the coding sequence ATGGCAAAAGTATATGCAACAGGTAGAAGAAAAACTTCTATCGCAAAAGTATGGTTAGAGAACGGAAACGGTCAACTTACAATCAACGGTCAATCTTTAGATGCATGGTTAGGTGGACACGAAGCTATTAAAAAAAGAGTTTTACAACCACTAGAAGTATCTAAACAAGAAACTTCTGTAAATATTGTTGTTAGCACTTTAGGTGGAGGTTACTCTGCACAAGCTGACGCAGTTAGACATGGTATTTCTAGAGCTTTAGTTGCTTATGATGAGCAATTCAGAGCTATCTTAAAACCTTATGGGTTATTAACAAGAGATGCAAGATCTGTTGAAAGAAAAAAATACGGAAAGAAAAAAGCAAGAAAGTCTACTCAATTCTCAAAAAGATAA
- the rplM gene encoding 50S ribosomal protein L13 translates to MKFTQMAKANEIEKDWVVIDATDKIFGRIITEVATLLRGKHKPSFTPHVDCGDNVIIINASKARFTGAKLEDKNYYTHSGYFGSTKTHKMSDMLENNPEKLYKLATRGMLPKTKLGKVMLKKLKVYAGSEHPHSAQIKG, encoded by the coding sequence ATGAAATTTACTCAAATGGCAAAAGCTAACGAAATCGAAAAAGATTGGGTAGTTATCGATGCAACAGATAAAATTTTTGGTAGAATTATTACTGAAGTTGCAACACTACTTAGAGGTAAACACAAGCCTTCATTCACTCCTCATGTAGATTGTGGAGACAATGTAATTATTATTAACGCTTCTAAAGCTAGATTTACTGGTGCAAAATTAGAAGATAAAAATTACTATACACACTCAGGATACTTTGGTAGTACAAAAACTCACAAAATGTCTGATATGCTAGAAAATAACCCTGAAAAATTATATAAACTAGCTACAAGAGGTATGCTTCCAAAGACTAAACTTGGAAAAGTAATGTTAAAAAAATTAAAAGTATACGCAGGTTCTGAACACCCACACTCTGCGCAAATTAAAGGATAA
- a CDS encoding ATP-binding protein: MLKIHQLFLRTFSTIFFLILLVLSATTYYWSKNIYLNQVEKNLSQNIDSLSISLTSFANIEYVIKTFKAKTGLRITIIDEKGNVIADSDKNKDKMENHANRYEIVHAKYEGYGKTIRFSNTLQEELLYVAKKIAIDDEIFYIRLADYTTKIKENFTKLAYQIVAFIAGFMIMAFAATYFLSIKIKDETNAILSYLIELSNKKPKYELYSDFSEEFNKITRLLNKVSERLSKRDKQKAKQTAKLKLANRQKDEIISAISHEFKNPIAIISGYAETILNDKDLPEPMKEKFLSKIYSNGNKMSDIIDKLRLSLKLEEGKQQVITTSCPIKPLCEDIISDLKEKYKNREILLEGEDIKLMIDETLFSMALSNLIENALKYSEDDVTVNINKTSISIKDKGIGIDEKDLKKINQKFYRVSQNGWNNSLGLGLFIVYSILKLHDFKLEIESELDKGSNFIIKY, translated from the coding sequence TTGTTAAAAATACATCAACTTTTTTTAAGAACATTCTCAACAATATTTTTTCTAATTTTATTAGTACTAAGTGCAACTACATATTATTGGTCAAAAAATATATATCTTAATCAAGTTGAAAAAAACTTATCTCAAAATATTGACTCTTTATCTATATCATTAACCTCTTTCGCAAATATTGAATATGTAATAAAAACTTTTAAAGCAAAAACAGGCCTTAGAATTACTATTATTGATGAAAAAGGTAATGTTATTGCAGATAGTGATAAAAATAAAGATAAAATGGAAAATCATGCAAATAGATATGAAATAGTTCATGCAAAATATGAAGGATATGGAAAAACAATTAGATTTTCAAATACTTTACAAGAAGAACTTCTTTATGTAGCAAAAAAAATTGCAATTGATGATGAAATATTTTATATTAGACTTGCAGACTACACTACAAAAATAAAAGAGAACTTTACAAAACTAGCTTATCAAATTGTTGCATTTATTGCAGGATTCATGATTATGGCATTTGCAGCAACCTACTTTCTTAGTATCAAGATTAAAGATGAAACAAATGCAATATTAAGCTATCTAATAGAATTAAGTAATAAAAAGCCTAAATATGAACTCTATTCAGATTTTTCAGAAGAATTTAATAAAATAACCCGTCTTTTAAATAAAGTGTCTGAAAGACTTTCAAAAAGAGATAAACAAAAAGCAAAACAAACTGCAAAATTAAAACTTGCAAATAGACAAAAAGATGAAATCATATCTGCAATTTCCCATGAGTTTAAAAATCCAATTGCTATTATTTCAGGATATGCAGAAACAATTTTAAATGATAAAGATTTACCAGAACCTATGAAAGAGAAATTTTTAAGTAAAATTTATTCTAATGGGAACAAGATGTCTGACATTATTGATAAATTGAGATTAAGTTTAAAATTAGAAGAAGGAAAACAACAAGTTATTACTACTTCCTGTCCAATAAAACCTCTATGTGAAGATATAATTTCTGATTTAAAAGAAAAGTACAAAAACAGAGAAATTCTTTTAGAAGGTGAAGATATCAAACTAATGATAGATGAAACACTTTTTAGTATGGCATTAAGTAATCTAATTGAAAATGCTCTTAAATATTCAGAAGATGATGTAACAGTTAATATTAACAAAACTTCAATATCTATTAAAGACAAAGGTATAGGTATAGATGAAAAAGATTTAAAAAAGATAAATCAAAAATTTTATAGAGTTTCTCAAAATGGTTGGAATAACTCTTTAGGACTAGGACTTTTCATTGTTTATTCAATACTCAAACTACATGATTTTAAACTAGAAATAGAAAGTGAACTTGATAAAGGTTCTAATTTTATAATAAAATATTAA
- a CDS encoding response regulator transcription factor produces MNNKLILIVEDEEDILELLEYTLQKEGYETIGFLSVNEKLEKVLEEETIDLILMDRNLPGIDGTTFINKVKEKGHNSPVIYLTAKDKDEDILEGFDSHADDYITKPFNIKEMLARVKAVIKRASKDVEILKIRDITYKASNKKFYIDSEEIELTHLEHDLFLEFLKNKDILMSREHLLETVWEDSYDKKLKTVNVAIKRLKAKIDPNNTKEYIKSIRGEGYIFC; encoded by the coding sequence GTGAATAATAAACTAATACTAATCGTTGAAGATGAAGAAGATATTTTAGAACTTTTGGAGTATACACTTCAAAAAGAAGGCTATGAAACAATAGGTTTTTTAAGCGTAAATGAAAAACTTGAAAAAGTTTTAGAAGAAGAAACTATTGATCTTATTTTAATGGATAGAAATCTTCCTGGGATTGATGGAACAACTTTTATTAATAAAGTAAAAGAAAAAGGTCATAACTCCCCTGTAATCTACTTAACTGCAAAAGACAAAGATGAAGATATTTTAGAAGGTTTTGATTCACATGCAGATGATTATATTACAAAACCATTTAATATAAAAGAGATGTTAGCAAGAGTTAAAGCAGTTATTAAAAGAGCTTCAAAAGATGTTGAAATTTTAAAAATACGAGATATTACTTATAAAGCATCAAATAAAAAATTCTATATTGATTCAGAAGAAATAGAACTAACACACTTAGAACATGACTTATTTTTAGAGTTTCTTAAAAACAAAGATATCTTGATGTCTAGAGAGCATCTTTTAGAAACAGTATGGGAAGACTCATATGATAAAAAACTGAAAACTGTTAATGTTGCAATAAAAAGATTAAAAGCAAAAATCGATCCAAATAATACTAAAGAATATATCAAATCAATAAGAGGAGAAGGTTACATATTTTGTTAA
- a CDS encoding phosphate-starvation-inducible PsiE family protein translates to MKRALTKIRTYFRTNYEVLAAAIIFIIVMAAGYEFHKTIILMLEFIVIMEVVKMISDFIKKEKLRLRFVIDIFIIFLIRDVIIYASHSNKDYFTILFLLFVIFVFFIFRILSIKYSPGVIKISKDTVIEYEDDRKSKKIKEDEKQIEKKLKK, encoded by the coding sequence ATGAAACGAGCTTTAACTAAAATAAGAACATACTTTAGAACAAACTACGAGGTACTTGCAGCTGCAATAATATTTATTATTGTTATGGCTGCAGGGTATGAATTCCACAAAACAATTATTTTGATGCTTGAGTTTATTGTAATAATGGAAGTTGTCAAAATGATTTCTGATTTTATTAAAAAAGAGAAGCTTAGACTTAGATTTGTAATTGATATCTTTATCATTTTTTTAATCAGAGATGTAATTATTTATGCATCTCATTCAAATAAAGATTACTTTACAATTCTATTCTTACTTTTTGTAATTTTTGTATTCTTTATTTTTAGAATCTTATCAATTAAATACTCACCTGGAGTTATAAAAATATCTAAAGATACTGTTATAGAATATGAAGATGATAGAAAAAGTAAAAAAATCAAAGAAGATGAAAAACAAATTGAAAAGAAATTAAAAAAGTGA
- a CDS encoding PhoU domain-containing protein, which translates to MLKPYQEKIATIKNEIYEMGEIVTHANKVSLSALKENDLSMLKDISLSIKKISAKSNEIDNLIVKTLALYSPEARDLREMVSFLKITNEITRASTYSKIFIKTFKKSFTEDLDKHTILEFAIPLLKSSNLALQTSLDMIKEQDDKVIEEMFNKVSVEDSKTDDLYSMVEKNILKLISKNIELSKDYFEVLSSLRKLEKISGRASSIANLLIFAEVGGEIEQA; encoded by the coding sequence ATGTTAAAACCATATCAAGAAAAAATAGCTACAATCAAAAATGAAATTTATGAAATGGGAGAGATAGTTACTCATGCAAATAAAGTTTCTCTTTCAGCTCTAAAAGAAAATGACTTATCAATGTTAAAAGATATTAGTCTATCAATTAAAAAGATTTCTGCAAAATCAAATGAAATTGATAACTTAATAGTAAAAACATTAGCATTATATTCACCAGAAGCAAGAGATTTAAGAGAAATGGTTTCTTTTTTAAAAATTACAAATGAAATAACAAGAGCAAGTACTTACTCTAAAATTTTCATTAAGACTTTTAAAAAATCTTTTACTGAAGATTTAGATAAACATACAATCTTAGAATTTGCTATTCCTTTACTAAAATCATCGAATTTAGCACTTCAAACATCATTAGATATGATAAAAGAACAAGATGACAAAGTTATTGAAGAAATGTTTAATAAAGTTTCAGTAGAAGATAGTAAAACAGATGATTTATATTCAATGGTTGAGAAAAATATTTTAAAACTTATTAGTAAAAATATCGAACTTTCAAAAGATTATTTTGAAGTATTAAGCTCTTTACGAAAACTAGAAAAAATATCAGGGCGTGCATCATCAATCGCTAACCTTTTAATATTTGCAGAAGTAGGTGGAGAGATAGAACAAGCATAA
- the pstB gene encoding phosphate ABC transporter ATP-binding protein PstB — protein MSKENKNVVKVNVKELNLWYGDNHALHNITVPLYENKITALIGPSGCGKSTFLRCLNRMNDLISIVKIDGSVIIDKKNIYDKDVDEVSVRKRIGMVFQQPNPFPKSIYDNVAYAPLKHSLVKKGKECDELVEKSLRDAGLWEEVKDKLSDPGTSLSGGQQQRLCIARTIAVKPEVILMDEPTSALDPISTEKIEALMLELKKKYTIITVTHNMQQAARVADYTAFFHLGKLIEYDETETIFVNPSNKKTEDYITGRFG, from the coding sequence ATGTCAAAAGAAAATAAAAACGTAGTAAAAGTAAATGTAAAAGAATTAAATCTTTGGTATGGAGACAACCATGCACTTCACAATATTACTGTACCACTTTACGAAAATAAAATCACAGCATTAATTGGACCATCAGGATGTGGAAAGTCTACTTTTTTAAGATGTTTAAATAGAATGAACGACTTAATCTCAATTGTAAAAATCGATGGTTCTGTTATAATTGATAAAAAAAATATTTATGATAAAGATGTAGATGAAGTAAGTGTTAGAAAAAGAATTGGAATGGTTTTTCAACAACCAAATCCTTTTCCAAAATCTATTTATGACAATGTAGCATACGCACCACTTAAACACAGCCTTGTAAAAAAAGGTAAAGAGTGTGATGAACTAGTTGAAAAGTCTTTAAGAGATGCAGGTCTTTGGGAAGAAGTTAAAGATAAATTATCTGATCCTGGAACTTCACTTTCAGGTGGACAACAACAAAGATTATGTATTGCAAGAACAATTGCTGTAAAACCAGAAGTTATTTTAATGGATGAGCCAACTTCAGCACTTGATCCAATCTCTACAGAAAAAATTGAAGCACTTATGTTAGAGCTTAAAAAGAAATATACAATTATTACAGTTACTCATAACATGCAACAAGCAGCAAGAGTTGCAGACTATACTGCATTTTTCCATCTTGGAAAACTAATTGAATATGATGAAACAGAGACTATCTTTGTTAATCCATCAAATAAAAAAACAGAAGATTATATTACAGGAAGGTTCGGATAA
- the pstA gene encoding phosphate ABC transporter permease PstA produces MSKKQNKNNPFYDPSLNGRHRSSKRFKTFTLSSLIFSIAFLAFFLFDIISKGTPAFKQAYLKVPVTYNEDTIKNSRTAVDRKYRKVISRAWLRGIPRLVEANPELMGKTVDTWVLADDQVDQYIKGHYYKLKRKDRALIDEMKAYGEVELRFNEIFFKNGDSKIPEFAGLNSAVVGSVLTLLITMAFAFPIGVMTAIYLEEFAEDNKFTQIIEVNINNLAAIPSILFGLLGLAIFINLFGLPRSSPMVGGLTLALMTLPIIIVSSRAALRAVPDSIRQAGYGLGLTKIEVTRDHVLPLAFPGILTGSIIGLAQAMGETAPLIIIGMIAFIPDAPSSVMDAATVMPAQLFTWAGMPERMYIEKTAAGIMVLLTILISLNAFAIYLRKKFEVKW; encoded by the coding sequence ATGAGTAAAAAACAAAATAAAAATAATCCATTTTATGATCCTTCATTAAATGGAAGACATAGAAGTTCAAAAAGATTTAAGACATTTACATTATCTTCTTTAATCTTTTCAATTGCATTCTTAGCGTTCTTCCTTTTTGATATTATTTCAAAAGGAACACCTGCATTTAAACAAGCTTATTTAAAAGTACCTGTTACATATAATGAAGATACTATTAAAAATAGTAGAACAGCTGTTGATAGAAAATATAGAAAAGTTATATCAAGAGCTTGGTTAAGAGGAATTCCAAGACTTGTAGAAGCAAATCCAGAACTTATGGGAAAAACTGTTGACACTTGGGTTTTAGCAGATGATCAAGTTGACCAATATATAAAAGGTCACTACTATAAATTAAAAAGAAAAGATAGAGCGTTAATTGACGAGATGAAAGCTTATGGAGAAGTAGAACTAAGATTTAATGAAATTTTCTTTAAAAATGGTGACTCAAAAATTCCAGAGTTTGCAGGTTTAAACTCTGCAGTTGTAGGTTCAGTATTAACACTATTAATCACAATGGCATTTGCTTTTCCAATTGGAGTTATGACGGCAATATATCTTGAAGAGTTTGCAGAAGATAATAAATTTACACAGATTATTGAAGTAAATATTAATAACCTTGCAGCTATTCCTTCAATACTATTTGGTCTTTTAGGTCTTGCAATATTTATTAATCTCTTTGGACTTCCAAGATCTTCACCTATGGTTGGGGGATTAACCTTAGCACTTATGACTTTACCAATTATTATTGTAAGTTCACGTGCAGCACTAAGAGCAGTACCTGACTCAATCAGACAAGCAGGATATGGTTTAGGTTTAACAAAAATTGAAGTAACAAGAGACCATGTTTTACCTTTAGCATTTCCAGGAATTCTTACAGGTTCAATTATTGGTCTTGCACAAGCAATGGGGGAAACAGCTCCATTAATTATTATTGGAATGATTGCATTTATTCCAGATGCTCCAAGTTCAGTAATGGATGCAGCGACAGTTATGCCTGCACAGTTATTTACATGGGCGGGTATGCCAGAAAGAATGTATATTGAAAAAACAGCAGCAGGTATTATGGTGTTATTAACAATCTTAATCTCACTAAATGCATTTGCAATTTATCTTAGAAAAAAATTTGAAGTAAAATGGTAA
- the pstC gene encoding phosphate ABC transporter permease subunit PstC, whose translation MHTFESKNKSTEIKEKAIKIALIVASTISILTTFGILFSILFEALAFFELRSFWYFLTGTEWSPGIVGSKFGAVPIFAGTFMITVIAMAVAIPIGLGSAIYMSEYASHRTRDYLKPILEVLAGIPTVVYGFFAAITVAPLIVKGAAAIGLEATFNSALASGVVMGIMIIPVISSLSDDVIRAVPDSQRKASLGLGMTQGETIKNIVLPSALPGIISATLLGFSKAIGETMIVVMAAGLRPNLSFNPLEDMTTVTVRIVDALVGDQAFNSPETLSAFALGLALFVVTLILNIVSLMLIRKFKEKYKVNTL comes from the coding sequence TTGCATACATTTGAATCAAAAAATAAATCAACTGAAATAAAAGAAAAAGCCATAAAAATAGCATTGATAGTTGCTTCAACTATCTCTATTTTAACTACTTTTGGTATTTTATTCTCGATTTTGTTTGAAGCCTTAGCTTTTTTTGAATTAAGAAGCTTTTGGTATTTTTTAACAGGGACAGAATGGTCACCAGGTATTGTTGGAAGTAAATTTGGTGCAGTACCAATTTTTGCTGGTACATTTATGATTACTGTAATTGCAATGGCAGTTGCTATTCCAATTGGATTAGGTAGTGCTATATATATGAGTGAATATGCATCGCATAGAACAAGAGATTACTTAAAACCAATCTTAGAGGTTCTTGCTGGTATTCCTACTGTAGTTTACGGTTTCTTTGCTGCAATTACTGTTGCTCCATTAATAGTAAAGGGTGCTGCAGCCATTGGATTAGAAGCCACGTTTAACTCTGCACTTGCTTCTGGTGTTGTAATGGGGATTATGATTATTCCTGTAATTTCTTCTTTAAGTGATGATGTAATTAGAGCCGTACCAGATTCTCAAAGAAAAGCATCTTTAGGATTAGGAATGACTCAAGGTGAAACTATTAAAAATATTGTTTTACCATCAGCACTTCCTGGAATTATTTCAGCAACACTACTTGGTTTTTCAAAAGCTATTGGAGAAACAATGATTGTTGTTATGGCAGCTGGTTTACGTCCAAACTTATCATTCAATCCACTTGAAGATATGACAACTGTTACAGTTAGAATAGTTGACGCATTAGTAGGAGATCAAGCATTTAATTCTCCTGAAACTCTTTCAGCATTTGCCTTAGGTTTAGCACTATTTGTTGTTACATTAATTTTAAATATTGTTTCACTAATGCTAATCAGAAAATTTAAAGAAAAATATAAAGTGAATACACTATGA
- a CDS encoding EAL domain-containing protein — translation MSTKIDVDKLDFAFQPIVNTYSGKTYAVEALIRNTDKLGFESIQDFFDELNNKQILFQIDILLRKKAIEKFKEIELKNLKLFYNIDNRILTMPDFKVGETSQMLKDVSLKQDTLCFEITEHHSFQDENLLKKIIHIYKKHNFNIAIDDFGTGISGLHLLYIAEANFIKLDRFFIHKINSDSKKRLFCSSIVEMAHIMGIKVIAEGIETIEEYYTCKDIKADYIQGYLIAKPSLSTNHIQKSYSNIRGLFKKDRRAINNNFIDKSYIERIVPLNINSTLHELFLYFKENTQNTFVPIINNEKKIEGVIYEVDIKELSYSQYGLSLAKNISFKTKLRNYMKPVLEIDISWGIDKALEIFNMRNNSKGIFVRKDDIYYGFINLNNLLSLSYKRNLEIAQNQNPLTKLPGNKQIDNFIHKVFKKSINSHIVYFDFNDFKPFNDHYGFRQGDRAILMFSEILQKNISNENFIAHIGGDDFFVGFQNKEFEYVYSLIHQTQEEFKNSVSSLYSEEDLKKQFIISKDRFGVNRKFNLLSISAAIIEIKKNCKIETFNSNLGKIKKLSKENNHPLGICCIL, via the coding sequence ATGTCAACAAAAATTGACGTTGACAAACTTGATTTTGCTTTTCAACCAATTGTAAATACCTATTCAGGTAAAACCTATGCAGTAGAAGCATTAATCAGAAATACAGACAAACTTGGATTTGAGTCAATACAAGACTTTTTTGATGAACTAAACAATAAACAAATACTCTTTCAAATAGATATTCTTCTTAGAAAAAAAGCAATTGAAAAATTTAAAGAAATAGAATTAAAAAATTTAAAGCTATTTTATAATATTGACAATAGAATTTTAACAATGCCTGATTTTAAAGTTGGAGAAACTAGTCAAATGTTAAAAGATGTATCTCTAAAACAAGATACTCTTTGTTTTGAAATTACAGAACATCACTCTTTTCAAGATGAAAATTTACTAAAAAAAATCATTCATATATACAAAAAACATAATTTTAATATTGCAATTGATGACTTCGGAACAGGTATTTCTGGACTTCATTTACTATATATTGCAGAAGCAAATTTTATTAAATTAGATAGATTTTTTATACATAAAATAAATAGTGATTCAAAAAAAAGACTGTTTTGTTCTTCAATTGTTGAAATGGCTCATATAATGGGAATTAAAGTAATTGCAGAAGGTATTGAAACAATTGAAGAATACTATACATGCAAAGATATAAAAGCAGACTATATACAAGGTTACTTAATTGCTAAACCTTCATTATCTACAAATCATATTCAAAAATCTTATTCTAATATTAGAGGATTATTTAAAAAAGATAGAAGAGCTATAAATAACAATTTCATCGATAAATCATATATAGAAAGAATTGTGCCTTTAAATATCAACTCAACATTACATGAATTATTTTTATACTTTAAAGAGAATACACAAAATACATTTGTTCCTATTATTAACAATGAAAAGAAAATTGAAGGTGTTATTTATGAAGTAGATATTAAAGAACTTTCGTACTCTCAGTATGGTTTATCACTTGCAAAAAACATATCATTTAAAACAAAACTTAGAAACTATATGAAGCCTGTGTTAGAAATTGATATATCATGGGGAATAGATAAAGCCTTAGAAATTTTCAATATGAGAAACAATTCCAAAGGAATTTTTGTAAGAAAAGATGATATTTATTATGGATTTATTAATCTAAATAATCTTTTATCTCTTTCATATAAAAGAAATCTTGAAATTGCACAAAATCAAAATCCACTAACAAAACTTCCTGGAAATAAACAAATTGATAATTTCATTCATAAAGTATTTAAAAAAAGTATTAACTCTCACATAGTATATTTTGATTTTAATGATTTCAAACCTTTTAATGACCACTATGGATTTAGACAAGGGGATAGAGCAATATTAATGTTCTCAGAAATCTTACAAAAAAATATTTCAAATGAAAACTTTATTGCTCACATTGGAGGAGATGATTTTTTTGTAGGCTTTCAGAATAAAGAATTCGAATATGTTTACTCTTTAATTCATCAAACACAAGAAGAATTTAAAAATAGTGTTTCTAGTTTATACTCAGAAGAAGACTTAAAAAAACAATTTATTATTTCAAAAGATAGATTTGGAGTAAATAGAAAATTTAACCTTTTGAGTATAAGTGCAGCAATTATTGAAATCAAGAAAAATTGTAAAATAGAAACTTTTAATTCTAACTTAGGAAAAATCAAAAAGCTATCAAAAGAAAACAACCATCCGCTGGGGATTTGCTGCATCTTGTAA